Proteins encoded together in one Lathyrus oleraceus cultivar Zhongwan6 chromosome 5, CAAS_Psat_ZW6_1.0, whole genome shotgun sequence window:
- the LOC127083216 gene encoding uncharacterized protein LOC127083216 isoform X1, protein MSKEFDTNLLGVTRPPPESCDERGKRLKLEEESESESESESEQELESDSEQKGFPYWDYTTKPYEDLVYEDFSSRFDNNPIPFRFRCSRFYYRNKAQIKKDDEEAKAVAEYLRDSANISPFDAIPVPPLANVSANNFPKPITTMNDDARTCLTELSKLSLKTYNNDQGSDYQFHNLVKACRYHTPFITYYITFEAKDAATHVDPFNSPIITFQAQVWKRFTKDGPPIVQSCSIKT, encoded by the exons ATGTCGAAGGAATTCGATACCAACTTGCTCGGCGTCACACGACCGCCCCCGGAAAGCTGCGATGAAAGAGGAAAACGGCTGAAATTGGAAGAGGAATCAGAATCGGAATCTGAGTCTGAATCGGAACAGGAGTTGGAATCGGATTCGGAACAGAAAGGATTCCCTTATTGGGATTACACAACGAAACCATATGAAGATCTGGTGTATGAAGACTTCTCAAGCCGGTTTGACAATAACCCTATTCCTTTTCGTTTTAGATGTTCCCGCTTTTACTATAGGAATAAGGCGCAGATTAAGAAAGACGATGAAGAGGCTAAGGCAGTGGCTGAGTATTTACGAGACTCTGCTAACATAAGT CCCTTCGATGCTATCCCTGTTCCACCCTTAGCAAATGTATCTGCCAATAACTTTCCCAAACCCATTACTACCATGAACGATGATGCTCGCACCTGTCTCACAGAACTCTCCAAGCTTTCTTTGAAAACGTACAATAATGACCAG GGTTCAGATTACCAGTTTCATAACCTTGTCAAAGCATGCCGATATCACACTCCTTTTATTACTTATTACATTACCTTTGAAGCAAAAGATGCTGCCACACATGTTGATCCTTTCAACAGCCCTATTATAACTTTCCAGGCCCAGGTCTGGAAACGGTTTACCAAAGATGGACCGCCTATTGTCCAATCGTGTTCCATTAAAACCTAA
- the LOC127083216 gene encoding uncharacterized protein LOC127083216 isoform X2, translating into MSKEFDTNLLGVTRPPPESCDERGKRLKLEEESESESESESEQELESDSEQKGFPYWDYTTKPYEDLVYEDFSSRFDNNPIPFRFRCSRFYYRNKAQIKKDDEEAKAVAEYLRDSANISPFDAIPVPPLANVSANNFPKPITTMNDDARTCLTELSKLSLKTYNNDQITSFITLSKHADITLLLLLITLPLKQKMLPHMLILSTALL; encoded by the exons ATGTCGAAGGAATTCGATACCAACTTGCTCGGCGTCACACGACCGCCCCCGGAAAGCTGCGATGAAAGAGGAAAACGGCTGAAATTGGAAGAGGAATCAGAATCGGAATCTGAGTCTGAATCGGAACAGGAGTTGGAATCGGATTCGGAACAGAAAGGATTCCCTTATTGGGATTACACAACGAAACCATATGAAGATCTGGTGTATGAAGACTTCTCAAGCCGGTTTGACAATAACCCTATTCCTTTTCGTTTTAGATGTTCCCGCTTTTACTATAGGAATAAGGCGCAGATTAAGAAAGACGATGAAGAGGCTAAGGCAGTGGCTGAGTATTTACGAGACTCTGCTAACATAAGT CCCTTCGATGCTATCCCTGTTCCACCCTTAGCAAATGTATCTGCCAATAACTTTCCCAAACCCATTACTACCATGAACGATGATGCTCGCACCTGTCTCACAGAACTCTCCAAGCTTTCTTTGAAAACGTACAATAATGACCAG ATTACCAGTTTCATAACCTTGTCAAAGCATGCCGATATCACACTCCTTTTATTACTTATTACATTACCTTTGAAGCAAAAGATGCTGCCACACATGTTGATCCTTTCAACAGCCCTATTATAA